The following are encoded together in the Primulina tabacum isolate GXHZ01 chromosome 18, ASM2559414v2, whole genome shotgun sequence genome:
- the LOC142532280 gene encoding uncharacterized protein LOC142532280 translates to MIFKLRATCWLLSNELHRRFEEAVNAADIHLHLKELYGVQTCSERHATVKELMNTRLRDGTSVHENDVRMIGHIEKLVGLDVVIPSELSIDILLLSLPPLVRWICG, encoded by the coding sequence atgatcttcaagctaagaGCTACATGTTGGCTTCTATCGAATGAACTTCATAGGAGGTTCGAGGAGGcggtgaatgctgctgacattcacctTCATCTGAAAGAATTGTATGGTGTACAAACTTGCTCAGAGAGACATGCTACTGTTAAGGAACTCATGAATACACGTTTGCGAGATGGGACTTCGGTCCATGAGAATGATGTTAGGATGATTGGGCATATCGAGAAGTTGGTGGGACTCGACGTtgttattcctagtgagctatcAATTGATATTCTCCTGCTGTCACTGCCCCCACTCGTTCGATGGATTTGTGGTTAA